From Ictidomys tridecemlineatus isolate mIctTri1 chromosome 2, mIctTri1.hap1, whole genome shotgun sequence, the proteins below share one genomic window:
- the LOC101968915 gene encoding olfactory receptor-like protein OLF3 gives MGRSINNQTWVTEFILLGLSSDWGTQVFLFVLILAMYLVTTVGNSLIILLIRLDSRLQTPMYFFLSVLSLVDLCYGNSVAPQMLAHLLSAHKCIPFHSCVLQLYTSLALGGSEFFLLGAMAYDRYVAVCHPLHYTVIMHGGLCLGLVAGCLVAGFSNSLMETIITFRLPLCHNVINHFACETLAVLRLACVDISFNQVMVAISGFLVIMLPCSLVLFSYARIVAAILHIRSTQGRRKAFGTCASHLAVVCMCFGATIFTYLGPRSASSVEKEKMVALFYAVVAPMLNPLIYSLRNKEVMAALWKLLDKFR, from the coding sequence ATGGGCCGGAGCATCAACAACCAGACATGGGTCACTGAGTTCATCCTGCTGGGGCTGTCCAGTGACTGGGGCACCCAAGTTTTCCTCTTTGTACTGATCCTGGCCATGTACTTGGTGACCACCGTGGGGAATTCCCTCATTATTCTTCTGATCAGGCTGGATAGCAGGCTTCAGactcccatgtacttcttcctcagtgTTCTGTCCCTGGTGGACCTTTGTTATGGAAATAGTGTTGCCCCTCAAATGCTGGCCCACTTGCTCTCAGCCCACAAGTGCATCCCGTTCCACAGCTGTGTGCTCCAGCTCTACACCTCCCTGGCATTGGGTGGTTCTGAGTTCTTCCTGCTGGGagccatggcctatgaccgctacgTGGCCGTGTGCCACCCCCTGCACTACACAGTCATCATGCATGGAGGACTGTGCCTGGGGCTGGTGGCCGGCTGCCTGGTGGCTGGTTTCTCAAATTCACTAATGGAAACCATCATCACCTTCCGGCTGCCATTGTGTCACAATGTTATCAACCACTTTGCCTGTGAGACCCTGGCGGTGCTTCGGCTGGCCTGTGTGGACATCTCCTTCAACCAGGTCATGGTGGCCATCTCGGGATTCCTGGTGATCATGCTTCCCTGCTCCTTGGTTCTCTTCTCCTATGCTCGCATAGTGGCTGCCATTCTGCACATTCGTTCTACCCAGGGACGTCGCAAAGCCTTTGGGACGTGCGCCTCCCACCTCGCTGTGGTTTGCATGTGCTTTGGGGCCACCATCTTCACCTACCTGGGCCCACGCTCTGCCTCCTCGGTGGAGAAGGAGAAGATGGTCGCTCTGTTCTATGCCGTGGTGGCACCCATGTTGAACCCCTTGATCTACAGCTTGAGGAATAAGGAAGTTATGGCTGCGCTCTGGAAACTTCTAGACAAATTCAGATAA
- the Or6b1 gene encoding olfactory receptor 6B1 has product MDSDQMTLSPRRAKPCVLNMEVQNQTRVTKFILVGFPGSLSMRTAVFLMFLVAYILTVTENVIIILLVQQNRPLHKPMYFFLANLSFLETWYISVTVPKLLFSFWSMSNSISFTHCMIQLYFFIALMCTECVLLAAMAYDRYVAICRPLHYPTIMSHWLCFRLALGSWAIGFGISLAKIYFISRLSFCGPNVINHFFCDISPVLNLSCTDMSIAELVDFVLALVIFLFPLSITVLSYGCILATVVRMPTGKQKAFSTCASHLVVVTIFYSATIFMYARPRAIHAFNMNKIISIFYAIVTPALNPFIYCLRNREVKEALKKLIYGQATGSD; this is encoded by the coding sequence ATGGACTCTGACCAAATGACGCTTTCCCCCAGGAGAGCTAAGCCCTGTGTCCTCAATATGGAGGTGCAGAACCAGACCCGGGTCACCAAGTTCATTCTGGTGGGGTTCCCCGGGAGCCTGAGCATGCGCACAGCAGTGTTCCTGATGTTCCTTGTGGCCTATATTCTGACAGTGACTGAAAATGTGATCATTATTCTGTTGGTGCAACAGAACCGGCCACTGCACAAGCCTATGTACTTCTTTCTGGCCAACCTGTCCTTCCTGGAGACCTGGTACATCTCTGTGACTGTGCCCAAGTTGCTGTTTAGTTTTTGGTCTATGAGCAACAGCATCTCCTTCACGCACTGTATGATACAGCTTTACTTCTTCATTGCGCTCATGTGCACAGAGTGTGTTCTCCTGGCTGCCATGGCCTACGACCGGTACGTGGCCATCTGCCGCCCACTCCACTACCCCACCATCATGAGTCACTGGCTCTGTTTCCGACTGGCTCTGGGTTCCTGGGCCATTGGCTTTGGCATCTCTTTGGCAAAGATCTACTTCATCTCCCGCCTCAGTTTCTGTGGCCCCAATGTCATCAATCACTTTTTCTGTGACATCTCACCAGTGCTGAACCTCTCCTGCACAGACATGTCCATAGCTGAGTTGGTGGACTTCGTCTTGGCCCTGGTCATCTTCCTCTTCCCACTCTCCATCACTGTCCTGTCCTATGGATGCATTCTGGCCACTGTTGTACGCATGCCCACGGGAAAGCAGAAAGCCTTCTCCACGTGTGCTTCCCACCTTGTGGTGGTCACCATCTTCTATTCTGCCACCATCTTCATGTATGCCCGGCCCCGAGCCATTCACGCCTTCAACATGAACAAAATCATTTCCATCTTCTACGCCATCGTCACCCCCGCTCTAAACCCTTTCATTTATTGCCTAAGAAATCGAGAGGTGAAAGAAGCTCTGAAGAAACTCATCTATGGCCAAGCCACTGGATCTGACTAG